One Vigna unguiculata cultivar IT97K-499-35 chromosome 7, ASM411807v1, whole genome shotgun sequence genomic region harbors:
- the LOC114192372 gene encoding bZIP transcription factor 53-like produces MASIQRPASSGSSEGGDPAVDERKRKRMESNRESARRSRMRKQKQLENLTEEASRLQSENVRLAQNIKAKEEAYVEMDAANDILKAQTMELADRLRFLNSILEIAEDVGDLSVEIPQIPDPLFNPWQIPHPMMASPDMFLHGIQGLFAS; encoded by the coding sequence ATGGCTTCGATTCAACGTCCTGCGAGTTCAGGATCGTCGGAGGGAGGAGATCCGGCCGTTGACGAGAGGAAGAGGAAGCGGATGGAGTCGAACCGCGAATCGGCGAGGAGATCGCGGATGCGGAAGCAGAAGCAGCTGGAAAACCTAACTGAGGAAGCAAGCCGATTGCAAAGCGAGAACGTGCGTCTGGCGCAGAACATAAAGGCGAAGGAGGAAGCTTACGTTGAGATGGACGCCGCCAACGACATCCTCAAAGCTCAGACAATGGAGCTCGCCGATCGTTTGCGGTTTCTGAATTCAATTCTCGAGATCGCCGAAGACGTCGGCGACCTCTCCGTCGAGATCCCGCAGATTCCGGACCCTCTCTTCAATCCTTGGCAGATCCCCCACCCTATGATGGCGTCGCCGGACATGTTCCTCCATGGAATTCAAGGACTGTTTGCTTCATAA